In one Nostoc sp. KVJ3 genomic region, the following are encoded:
- a CDS encoding PEP-CTERM sorting domain-containing protein → MKLVKELGIVTASAVITMTGMGTSSTAQAVQLFDFEYSFPSYEANSAPISASGTLTTTDLDPVKNNYTITGITGTRKVQGITETIIGLLSPGTYGLNDNLLNASTPLLTQNGFSYLVSGNGEDGNGDVNVFYSSFDEGYSELSSNVDYGSFSVTPRSVPEPYTASGSLLALGFCWWTKRKQAVASQKNHKEF, encoded by the coding sequence ATGAAATTAGTTAAAGAGCTTGGTATTGTTACCGCTAGCGCTGTGATAACTATGACTGGTATGGGTACATCTTCTACAGCACAAGCTGTACAACTATTTGATTTTGAGTACTCTTTCCCTAGTTATGAAGCAAATAGTGCGCCGATTTCCGCTAGCGGCACTCTTACTACCACCGATTTAGATCCCGTAAAAAATAATTACACAATCACAGGAATAACTGGGACAAGGAAAGTCCAAGGAATTACCGAGACAATCATCGGGCTACTCTCACCAGGGACATACGGACTCAATGATAATCTTTTAAATGCAAGTACCCCGCTATTAACCCAGAACGGTTTTTCTTACCTGGTTTCTGGAAATGGGGAAGACGGTAATGGGGATGTTAACGTATTTTATAGTAGTTTCGATGAAGGTTATTCAGAGCTTTCAAGCAATGTAGATTATGGCAGCTTTAGTGTCACACCACGTTCTGTTCCCGAACCCTACACAGCATCTGGCTCATTGCTTGCTCTTGGTTTTTGCTGGTGGACAAAGCGAAAACAAGCAGTAGCTTCCCAAAAGAATCACAAAGAGTTTTAA
- a CDS encoding DUF2232 domain-containing protein, translating to MNILDSLPDEPEEDPSPKSSTSHNHWLDKEQQLMPPQLKADAPLRMVETAFLASTASLIWFINFYFPLGPVLRIFFPVPIALVYLRWGKRAAWMAALTSGLLLTVLMGPARSLLFVMPYGFMGVLLGAAWYRRRVPWIVSITLGTLLGTLGVFFRLWLLSVLSGEDLWIYVITQVTEVIEWVFLELSLLTSPSVFLIQVGAIALIVLNNFIYLFVVHLAAWFLFDRLGNPIPRPPRWVQVLMDYEG from the coding sequence ATGAATATTTTAGATTCTCTGCCAGATGAGCCGGAGGAAGATCCATCCCCGAAATCTTCAACTTCCCACAATCATTGGTTAGACAAAGAACAACAGTTAATGCCTCCTCAACTCAAGGCTGATGCGCCGTTGAGGATGGTAGAAACAGCATTTTTAGCCAGTACTGCTAGCTTAATTTGGTTTATTAATTTCTACTTTCCCTTGGGCCCAGTTTTGCGGATATTTTTTCCGGTGCCGATCGCTTTAGTTTATCTCCGTTGGGGCAAGCGTGCGGCCTGGATGGCAGCACTCACCTCTGGGTTGCTGCTGACGGTACTGATGGGGCCAGCCCGCAGTTTGCTATTTGTCATGCCCTACGGGTTCATGGGCGTACTTTTGGGAGCAGCGTGGTATCGTCGCCGGGTTCCCTGGATTGTTTCTATCACCTTGGGTACGCTGTTGGGTACTTTGGGGGTCTTTTTTCGGTTGTGGTTGCTGTCTGTTTTGTCGGGTGAAGACCTGTGGATTTATGTGATTACCCAAGTGACAGAGGTCATTGAGTGGGTATTTTTGGAGTTGAGTTTATTGACGAGTCCCAGCGTGTTTTTGATTCAAGTGGGAGCGATCGCTCTAATTGTACTCAACAACTTTATCTACCTTTTTGTCGTACACCTTGCAGCGTGGTTTCTTTTTGATCGTCTGGGCAACCCCATTCCCCGCCCACCACGCTGGGTACAAGTTCTCATGGATTATGAAGGATAG
- a CDS encoding Crp/Fnr family transcriptional regulator — translation MEDRYSLQAQANPWMIASAPFFQGLPEPAVESALIHLVTRTHPANQVILLENDWGGSVYFILDGWVKIRTYNLEGKEVTLNILGKGELFGEMAALDEVPRSTDVITLAPTVIGSMPAQDFVKLLQIEPLAGVRLAQLMARRLRQVNRRLRLRESDSQSRVADTLLFLAEGQGKKGQTGTEIPNLPHRELSSLSGLARETVTRVLTRLEKKGLIKRDQDTICIPDLSALERMIV, via the coding sequence ATGGAAGACCGATATAGCTTGCAAGCACAGGCTAATCCGTGGATGATCGCCTCGGCTCCCTTTTTTCAAGGGTTGCCAGAACCTGCTGTGGAATCAGCCCTCATCCATCTTGTCACCCGTACTCACCCAGCCAATCAGGTAATTCTGTTGGAAAATGACTGGGGTGGTTCTGTGTATTTTATTCTGGACGGATGGGTAAAAATTCGTACCTACAATCTGGAAGGAAAAGAGGTAACACTGAATATTCTTGGCAAAGGGGAATTGTTTGGTGAAATGGCGGCGCTAGATGAAGTCCCTCGTTCCACAGATGTGATTACCTTGGCTCCGACGGTAATTGGCAGTATGCCTGCTCAGGATTTTGTCAAGTTACTTCAAATAGAACCCTTAGCAGGAGTTCGATTAGCGCAACTAATGGCACGACGTTTGCGGCAAGTAAATCGCCGATTGCGGTTGCGAGAATCTGATAGCCAGTCACGGGTGGCAGATACATTGCTATTTTTGGCAGAAGGACAGGGAAAAAAAGGTCAAACAGGAACTGAAATCCCTAATTTACCTCATCGGGAATTGAGTAGTTTGAGCGGACTGGCACGGGAAACTGTGACACGAGTATTGACAAGGCTAGAAAAAAAAGGCTTGATTAAACGGGATCAAGACACTATTTGTATTCCCGACTTGTCAGCCTTAGAAAGAATGATTGTTTAA